CGAGGCCCGTCATCTGATCCAAAAGGCGCTCCCGGAGGTCGAGGAGGTTCTTGTAAAACTTGGACCACTCCGGTTTGATGCGGACCTGTCCATTCGGAGCGTAGGCGCTGGTCGGCTTGCGGACACCCAAAATCGAAGCCGCCGTCGCGGCGCCCACCGATTTGGATCGAGCTGGCGGATGCGCGCTCGGCTTTTTAGCGGTGCTTTTTTTCTTGTTCACTGTGCGATCAATTCTTTTCTCTCGGCAGGCGCCAATTCCTCACGCAAAGGAGTTCAACGCCCATTTGAGAGCGCGTGAATCTAGCAAAGGAAGACAAAAGCGCCACTAAAAAATTCAGAATTTTTCCCCTCAGGTAAATCATGTATTCTCTCCCCATGATTGCCTCCAGACGCGCCCCGTCGATGCTCGCCCTGGCCCTGCTGCTGGCCTCCCCGCCCGCCCTGCGCACCGCTGAAATCATCAACGTGGCGACTTACAACCTGGAGAATTACGTGGACGCCGCCGGCTCGCGACCCGTGAAACCCGCCGCGGCCAAAGCGAAGATCCGGGAAAGCATTCGCGCACTGCGACCGGACGTGCTGGCGTTGCAGGAAATCGGTTCTACCAACGCGCTGCTGGAACTGCGCGAGGCTTTGAAGCGGGAGGGACTCGACTTCCCGCACTGGGAACACGTCGCCGGCTTCGACACGAACATTTACGTCGCGGTTCTGAGCCGGTTTCCCATTGTCGCCCGCCGGCCGCACAGCCGGGAAAGTTTTCTGCTCCACGGGCGGCGTTTCCGGGTTTCGCGCGGGTTCGCCGAGGTGGACATTCAAGCCGTGCCGAAGTACGCCTTCACACTGATCACGGCGCACCTCAAATCCAGACGTCCGATCGCCGAAGCGGATGAAGCCGAGATGCGCGAGCAAGAGGCGTTGATTTTGCGTGAAATCATCGACGCGCGGCTCCGCGCCAATCCAGACGCGAATCTGGTCGTGCTCGGCGATCTCAACGACGTGAAGGATTCTCGGTCCACGCGGATCATCCTGGGCCGCGGCCGCAACGCGTTGATCGACACGCGTCCCGCCGAACGCAACGGAGACAACCAGCCCGCGACCGTTCCCGGCTACGCTCCGCGCAACATCACCTGGACGCATTTCTACGGCAAGGAAGACACCTACAGCCGCATCGACTACATCTTGCTCAGCCGGGGCATGGCGCGAGAATGGAACACGAATGGAACTTACGTTCTGGCGCTGCCGAATTGGGGCGCCGCTTCGGACCATCGTCCCATCGTCGCAAGCTTCGTCGCAGAGGAACGCTGAATAGAAAGAGACCAAATGTGGAACTCCGGACACCCGAGAGAATTGGCTGCTGGAATCAGCGAGGCGCCTCAATTACCGGAGGTGCTGCGATGGTTGGAGGCTGTGGACGGACATGGCGTTGGTCCGTCCGTTGTTCCTCATGACGCTCGGACACCAGTCTTCGCAGATCACGCCGGAGTCTGGGGCGCGCGATCTGGATGATCACCAGATCGATCAGAACATTCGGAATGCAGAACAACAGGAACGGCACCAGCACGCCGAAGAACAATGTCCGCGTGAACGCGTGAAACGGACTCCTCTGCGTCATGCCCATCAGAAGTCCCAGCCACGCCACCGCGATCAAATCGAGCGCCACTTTGACCGCCTGGTAGATCGCGCCACCGGCTGAAGGCAGCCATTCCAGCCATGCGCCCTGGGCAGAGCCGTCGAAGAGCACCTGCACGGCGACGGCCA
The Verrucomicrobiota bacterium genome window above contains:
- a CDS encoding endonuclease/exonuclease/phosphatase family protein, coding for MYSLPMIASRRAPSMLALALLLASPPALRTAEIINVATYNLENYVDAAGSRPVKPAAAKAKIRESIRALRPDVLALQEIGSTNALLELREALKREGLDFPHWEHVAGFDTNIYVAVLSRFPIVARRPHSRESFLLHGRRFRVSRGFAEVDIQAVPKYAFTLITAHLKSRRPIAEADEAEMREQEALILREIIDARLRANPDANLVVLGDLNDVKDSRSTRIILGRGRNALIDTRPAERNGDNQPATVPGYAPRNITWTHFYGKEDTYSRIDYILLSRGMAREWNTNGTYVLALPNWGAASDHRPIVASFVAEER